CGGCGGGCCCGCGAGCTCGACGCGCACAGGGACCACACCGCTCGCCTCTCTCGCGCGGCGCGCCACGGCGGCGAGGCTGTAGTCGCGCAGGTGAACCTCGATGCCCACCGGCGCCCGCGCCCATTCGAGGATGCAGACCACCAACGCGCCCTCCTGGTGCACGCGAAAGCCGACCGTTCGCGTCACGAGAGGGAACGAGCGGGCGAGGTCGGCGATGCCCTCGCCAAGCGTGGGCGCCGTGAGCACCAGGTAGTCGAGCACGTCGTAGGCGCCGACCGGCACCGCCGCCCCCGTCTCCAGGCCCAGCGCGGGACGCCCCCACCGTCGGTCGGCCACTTCCCACAGCTTGTACAGGCGCGGGAGCGCGATCCGGCCGTCGGGCTGGTCGAGCTCGCCGTCAGCGAACCCGGCCTCGCGCAGGACCGCCTCCGTGTCGATCCCCAGGCCCGCAAACGCCGCGAGCATCGCTCGCGCGCTCGACGAGGCCACCAGCGTGGGCTTCACGCGGGAAGGAAACTCCAAAGCGCGTCCGAGGTCAAGGTGTCGTCTTCGGTCAAGTCGCTGGCGCGTGCGGTCAAGGTGCCTGTGGTGCCAGCTGCGTATGTCCCGGCGTGGCCCTCACGACCCGGGGCACGTTTCACCGGAGGCTCCCATGCCCGAGTTGTCGATCTACACGCTCGTCCTCTTCGTCCACGTCATGTCCGCCATCGTCCTCATCGGCAGCGGCCTCATCGCGCCGCTCACCCACCGCTCGATTCGCGAGGCTCGCACCCTCACCGAGCTGCGACGCTGGCTCGCGTTCAGCCACCGCTCGACGAGGTGGAACCCCGTTGCGGCCCTCGCGCTGCTCGCGTCCGGCATCTACCTGGGATCGATCGGATGGTGGACCCAGGCCTGGTTCTTCGTGGCCGTTGGCGCGTGGCTGCTGAACGCTGCGCTCGCGGCGGGTGTCGTCGGGCGTGCGGCCGGCTCGCTTGCCGAGGCAGCGGCGGGCGAGGGCGACGGGCTCGTGCCCGCGAACGTCGATCTCCTTCGGCACGCTCCGCGCTGGCGCCTGGCCCACGACGCCATGCTGGCCAACGACGTGGCCATCCTCTGGGTGATGATGGCCAAACCGGGCCTCGTGGGATCGGTGGCGGTCGTCGCGGTGGCGGTTGCGGCGGCAGCGGGCGCCTCGTGGCTGCGGTGGCGCGTCGACACGGGCCAGCCCGGCCACGACGAGCCAGCCGGCGCGATGGGCACGGCCGGCCGGTAGCACCCGGCCCTCTTCCGTGCGACCTCCAGCCCTCAGCGCGTCGGCACGGGTACGTTGCACACCTCGATGCGGCCGGCGCGGTGCTTGAACCACTCCTCGGCACGTGTGCGCCGCGCTTCGACGTAGGAAGCAAACGTCGGCGTGTCCGTACGCAGCACCTCGATGGCCGCACGGTCGGCTGCGGGCACGTCGGCGGCCACCCGCACGCGCCGGATGGGCACCCGCTGGTCGGCACGCTCGTAGGTGCCGAGGGGGCCCGTGCCGCGAGGCAGCGTCGACAGCAGTTCGATGCCGCGCACCACGCGGCCGAACGCCGTGTCGTTGCGGTCGAGGTGCCGCGGAGCGTGGCCGATGACCACGAACAGCTGCGTGCCGCC
The nucleotide sequence above comes from Acidobacteriota bacterium. Encoded proteins:
- a CDS encoding DUF2269 family protein, whose protein sequence is MPELSIYTLVLFVHVMSAIVLIGSGLIAPLTHRSIREARTLTELRRWLAFSHRSTRWNPVAALALLASGIYLGSIGWWTQAWFFVAVGAWLLNAALAAGVVGRAAGSLAEAAAGEGDGLVPANVDLLRHAPRWRLAHDAMLANDVAILWVMMAKPGLVGSVAVVAVAVAAAAGASWLRWRVDTGQPGHDEPAGAMGTAGR